Sequence from the Agrococcus sp. SL85 genome:
ACGCTCTTCGGCTCGCCCGTGCACTGACGGGGCCGCTGTCGGCGGGAGGAGGCCGCGCGATCGCCCGGCTCAGCCGAGGTCGAGCGGCGCGGCGCCGAACGAGACCGCGAAGCGCTCGCACCAGATCGAGACGCTCGTGATCGTCGCGAGGTCGAGGTCGTCGGGGATCGCGTACTGCTGGGTGCCGAGGTTGCCGCGGAGCGGACCGAGCGACGTCCAGGCCCCGTCGTCGAAGAGGAACCAGCCGTCGCGCCCCTCGACGACGGGCTGGTCGGTGAGCCAGACGTGCAGGTCGGGGCCGTTCTCGGTCGCGAGCTCGTCGAGCACGAGCACGCGGGAGCCGTCCTCGAGCTCCAGCACGCGCGCGGTGCCCTCCGTCGGGTGCTCGTGCGGGATCAGAGCGCCGCTCGCGAGCTCGACGGGGCCCGAGGGCGCGGGCTGCACGGCCGGTCCGCCTGCGCCCGACGGCTCGGCCGACGGGGCGGGCTGCGTCGGGGCGGCGGAGGGGACCGCCTCGTCGACGCGCTGGTCGTAGAGCAGCCGCCACGGCTGGAAGAGCGCACCGGCGAGCACGAGCCCGGCCGCGCCCGCGACGAGCAGCGCCGCGATCACCCGACGACGCACGGGTCCACGTCGCTCGACCATGTTCGACCTCCGGCCCGGCCTCTGCGCCGGCCACCGCGCCGACGATGCCCAGCGTACGCCGTCAGCGCCGCGGGCTGTAGCGCAGGCTCCGGCCGCCCCGTGCCGCCGTAGCGCGGGGCGACCTCGGCGCGCCCGTCGACGACGAGCCGCTCGAGGTAGCGGCGCGCGCTCACCCGCGACATGCCCAGGCGCTCCCCCACCTCGGCCGCGCTCAGCGTCTCGTCGAGCTCGTCGAGCAGCGCCGCCACGCGGTCGAGCGTGAGCTGCGAGGTGGCCACCTGCTTGGGCCGCTCGCTCGGCTGGAGCATCGCGTCGACGGCGCGCTGGTCGAGCCGGCGCGCGCCGATCGCCTCGGCGTGCACGATCTCGGCCCGGATCGCCTCGAGGCGCTCGCGCATCGCCTCGAGGCCGAAGGGCTTCACGAGGTAGTGCCGCACGCCGAAGGCCCGCGCGGCGCGCACGGTCTCGAGGTCGCGGGCGGCCGTCACGGCCACGACCTCGCCGCCGAAGCCGCGGGCGCGGGCGACGCGCAGCACCTCGATGCCGGAGGCGTCGGGCAGGTGCACGTCGAGCAGCACGAGGTCGGGGCGGAGGGCCTCGATCGCCTCGAGCGCCGCCCTGCCCGTGCTCACCTCACCCGCGACGACGAAGGCGCCGTGCCGCTCGACGAAGCCGCGCGTGACGATCGCGACGGCCTTGTCGTCCTCGACGACGAGCGCGCGCAAGGGCCTCACCGCGCCTCCCCCGATCCTGAGCCGGCGCTCGCCGCCTCGCGCGCGGGCACGGGGAGGCTCGCGACGAAGCGGGCGCCGCCGAGCGGCGAGCGCTCGACCCGCACCTCGCCGCCGAGCCGCTCCACGACCCGGCGCACGAGCGTGAGGCCGTAGCCGCGCGCGAGCCCTGCCGCATGCGCCTTGGTCGAGACCTCGAGCGCGAAGATCGCGGCGCGCTCGGCCTCGGGCACGCCCTCGCCGTCGTCGTCGACCCTCACCTCGACGACCCGGCCGCGCGGGCCGTCGCGGTCGTCGAGCTGCACCTCGACCCGCGTCGCCGCCGCGTCGATGGCGTTGTCGACGAGGTTGCCGAGCACCGTCACCCAGTCGCCCGCGTCGCCCCCGGGCGCGGGGCGCAGGTGCGAGCCCTCGCCCACCAGGAGGTCGATCGCGTGCTCGCGCGCTTGCGCGCGCTTCGCGAGCAGGAGCGCCGCGACCTCGAGCTCGAGCACGCCCGAGGCCTGCTCGTCGGCGAGCGCGCCGCCGCCCGCGCCCGCGCGCTCCAGGACCTGCATCGCGGCCTCCGTCTCGCCGAGCTCGAGCAGCCCGCCGAGCGTGTGGAGCGTGTTGGCGAACTCGTGCTGCTGCGCCCGCAGCGTCTCGGTCATGCCCTGCGCGCCGGCGAGGTCGCGGAGCGCGGCGTCGAGCTCGGTGCGGTCGCGGAGGATGAGGACGGTGCCGACGGTGCGGCCGTCGACCACCACCGGGTCGGCCCGCGCCACGAGCACGCGCTCGCCCGCGAGCACGAGCTGCTGCTCGCCCGGGTCGGCGAGCAGCGGGTCGACGGGCGCGTCGAGCACCTCGGCCACCGGCGTGCCCGCGAGGGCCTCGCCCGGCCGGCCGAGCAGCCGCAGCGCCGCGTCGTTGCAGAGCGCGATGCGGGCGTGCTCGTCGAGCACCACGAGCCCCTCGCCGATGCCGTGCAGCGTGGCGTCGCGCACCTCCAGCATCGAGCGGATCTCGTCGGGCTCGAGGCCGTGGATGCGGCGCCGCACCACGGCGGCCGCCCAGGTCGCGAGCACGACGCCCAGCACGGCCGCGACGGCGAGGCACAGCGCGAGGATCCAGATGTCGTCGAGCCAGTCGGCGCGCAGCTCCGACTCGAGGATGCCGACCGAGACCTGGCCGAGCAGCTCGCCGTCGGCGCCGAGCACGGGCACCTTCGCGCGCCACGAGACGCCGAGCGTGCCCTCCTGCGTGCCGACGTAGCGCTCGCCGGTCTCGGCGGTGGTCGGCTCGGTCGAGACGCGCTGCCCGATGAGGTCGGGGTTGGGGTGCGAGAAGCGGATGCCGTCGCGGTCGGTGACCACGACGTAGGTCATGCCGGAGGCGATGCGCAGCGTCTCGGCGAGCGGCTGGATGACGCGCGAGGGATCGGGGTCGTCGTAGGCGTCGAGCACGGAGGGCAGCTGCGCGACCGACTCGGCGACGCCGATCATCCGGTCGAGGTAGGCGTCGCGCAGCGTGCGCTCCTGGATGAGGGCCGCCGCGACGCCGGTGCCGAGGATGACGAGGAGCATGATGGCGCTCTGCAGCAGCACCAGCTGGGTGCGAAGCCTCATCGCTCTCCTCACGCCGCTCATCGTAGGTCCGGCCCGGCCGCGACGCGCATCCCGGGTGCTCCGGCGCTGACCGAAACGACCGAAACGGCCGGAACGACCACAACGCCTCCCGGCGGCGACGGCGGCCCTAGCGTCGACCCACAGATCGCGCACCGGCACCGTCGCCGGGCGCTCGAGGAGGAGACGTGCGATCCATGCACCCCAGCACCGCGCGCAGCACGCGCATCCCGACCATCGTCCGCATCGGCGTCGCGGGGGCGGCGGCCCTCGCGCTCGCCGCCTGCTCGTCCGGCGGCTCGCAGCCCTCGGGCGGCGACGGCGAGCCGGCCGCCATCACGGCGGTCGACGTCATCGCCCCCGCCGACCCCGGCGGCGGCTGGGACCAGACGGCGCGCGCCGCGAGCGCCGCGCTCACGGAGGCCGACCTCGTCGGCTCCGCCCCCGTCGAGAACATCGGCGGCGCCGGCGGCACCGTCGGCCTCGCCTCGCTCGCGACCGAGACGAACCCCAACACCCTCATGGTCACGGGCTCCGTCATGGTCGGCGCCGTCGAGACGAACGCGTCCGAGACGCGCATCGAGGACATGACGCCCATCGCGAAGCTGACCGAGGAGCCGCTCGTCGTCGTGGTCCCCGCGAGCTCGGAGTACGAGACGCTGCAGGACCTCATCGACGCGGTCGTCGAGCAGGGCCAGGCCGTGACGATCACGGGAGGCTCCGCCGGCGGCATCGACCACATCCTCGCGGGCCTGCTGCTCACGAACGCGGGCGTCGACGCGGCCGAGGTGCCCTCCACGCTGAACTACGTGCCGAACTCCGGCGGCGGCGAGGCGCTCACGATGCTGCTCGGCGGCACCGTGCAGGCCGGCATCTCGGGCGTCGGCGAGTTCTCGGAGTCGGTGCTCTCGGGCGACCTCCGGGCCCTCGCGGTCTCGAGCGCCGAGCCCGCGGCCGCGCTGCCCGACGTACCGACGATCCAGGACGAGGGCATCGACGTCGCCATCACGAACTGGCGCGGCG
This genomic interval carries:
- a CDS encoding DM13 domain-containing protein, whose translation is MIAALLVAGAAGLVLAGALFQPWRLLYDQRVDEAVPSAAPTQPAPSAEPSGAGGPAVQPAPSGPVELASGALIPHEHPTEGTARVLELEDGSRVLVLDELATENGPDLHVWLTDQPVVEGRDGWFLFDDGAWTSLGPLRGNLGTQQYAIPDDLDLATITSVSIWCERFAVSFGAAPLDLG
- a CDS encoding response regulator transcription factor; translation: MRPLRALVVEDDKAVAIVTRGFVERHGAFVVAGEVSTGRAALEAIEALRPDLVLLDVHLPDASGIEVLRVARARGFGGEVVAVTAARDLETVRAARAFGVRHYLVKPFGLEAMRERLEAIRAEIVHAEAIGARRLDQRAVDAMLQPSERPKQVATSQLTLDRVAALLDELDETLSAAEVGERLGMSRVSARRYLERLVVDGRAEVAPRYGGTGRPEPALQPAALTAYAGHRRRGGRRRGRAGGRTWSSDVDPCVVG
- a CDS encoding ATP-binding protein, whose amino-acid sequence is MRLRTQLVLLQSAIMLLVILGTGVAAALIQERTLRDAYLDRMIGVAESVAQLPSVLDAYDDPDPSRVIQPLAETLRIASGMTYVVVTDRDGIRFSHPNPDLIGQRVSTEPTTAETGERYVGTQEGTLGVSWRAKVPVLGADGELLGQVSVGILESELRADWLDDIWILALCLAVAAVLGVVLATWAAAVVRRRIHGLEPDEIRSMLEVRDATLHGIGEGLVVLDEHARIALCNDAALRLLGRPGEALAGTPVAEVLDAPVDPLLADPGEQQLVLAGERVLVARADPVVVDGRTVGTVLILRDRTELDAALRDLAGAQGMTETLRAQQHEFANTLHTLGGLLELGETEAAMQVLERAGAGGGALADEQASGVLELEVAALLLAKRAQAREHAIDLLVGEGSHLRPAPGGDAGDWVTVLGNLVDNAIDAAATRVEVQLDDRDGPRGRVVEVRVDDDGEGVPEAERAAIFALEVSTKAHAAGLARGYGLTLVRRVVERLGGEVRVERSPLGGARFVASLPVPAREAASAGSGSGEAR
- a CDS encoding Bug family tripartite tricarboxylate transporter substrate binding protein codes for the protein MHPSTARSTRIPTIVRIGVAGAAALALAACSSGGSQPSGGDGEPAAITAVDVIAPADPGGGWDQTARAASAALTEADLVGSAPVENIGGAGGTVGLASLATETNPNTLMVTGSVMVGAVETNASETRIEDMTPIAKLTEEPLVVVVPASSEYETLQDLIDAVVEQGQAVTITGGSAGGIDHILAGLLLTNAGVDAAEVPSTLNYVPNSGGGEALTMLLGGTVQAGISGVGEFSESVLSGDLRALAVSSAEPAAALPDVPTIQDEGIDVAITNWRGVIAPGGISDEERSALIDLVTQLHDSDAWAAQVEEKGWTDAFVAGDDFDAFLGEEITRTQETLRTIGLIE